The Candidatus Zixiibacteriota bacterium genome includes a region encoding these proteins:
- a CDS encoding ABC transporter permease — MQFLETIRVAVDSLLRHKTRAVLTMRGIIIGVGAVVAMVAVGQGAQAAIEDQIASLGTNVLMIFSASAFHGGVSAGAGTMISLSDADAEAIREQAPAVAAITPMVRTYRQVVTGNLNWNTAIQGGNLDFFTIREYRLGSGQLYTDQDIRGATKVCVLGQTVVDNLFPGENPVGKTIRINKLPFIVLGTLQPKGQNAMGQDQDDLIIAPYTTIQRKVMGEDHINSVILSAVSKQKIPEAEGQVREILRIRHRLQDWQDDDFTIRSQSDIAATADATSRILTILLGSIASVSLLVGGIGIMNIMLVSVTERTREIGIRRAIGARRRDILQQFLMESIMLSVLGGFIGIGIGLLSTSLIARFAGWPVAISPQSVALAFFFAASVGIFFGFYPARKASILNPIEALRYE; from the coding sequence ATGCAGTTTCTTGAGACAATTCGCGTGGCGGTCGATTCGCTGTTACGGCACAAAACTCGAGCCGTACTTACTATGCGGGGAATTATTATTGGCGTCGGGGCGGTGGTGGCGATGGTGGCGGTGGGGCAGGGAGCGCAGGCGGCCATTGAGGACCAGATCGCGAGTTTAGGGACGAATGTCCTGATGATATTCTCGGCTTCGGCTTTTCACGGCGGAGTCAGCGCCGGCGCTGGAACCATGATTTCGCTGAGCGATGCCGATGCCGAGGCGATCCGCGAACAGGCCCCGGCGGTCGCCGCAATCACGCCGATGGTGCGTACTTACCGCCAGGTGGTGACCGGAAATCTCAACTGGAACACCGCTATCCAGGGCGGCAATCTTGATTTTTTCACTATTCGCGAATACCGTCTCGGTTCCGGACAACTCTACACCGATCAGGACATCCGCGGCGCGACCAAAGTTTGTGTGCTGGGTCAGACCGTCGTTGATAATCTTTTTCCGGGCGAAAATCCGGTGGGGAAGACGATCCGCATAAATAAGCTGCCCTTTATCGTTCTGGGGACACTCCAACCCAAGGGGCAGAATGCGATGGGGCAGGATCAGGATGATCTCATCATTGCTCCATACACCACTATTCAGCGCAAAGTGATGGGCGAGGATCACATTAATTCGGTCATTCTTTCGGCCGTAAGCAAGCAGAAAATTCCCGAGGCCGAGGGACAGGTGCGTGAGATTCTGCGGATTCGGCACCGCCTTCAGGACTGGCAGGATGATGATTTCACCATTCGCAGCCAGTCTGATATCGCCGCCACGGCCGATGCCACCTCGCGCATATTGACCATACTGCTCGGAAGTATCGCTTCGGTATCGCTTCTGGTGGGCGGGATCGGGATCATGAATATCATGCTGGTCTCGGTTACCGAGCGTACCCGTGAGATCGGCATCCGCCGCGCTATCGGCGCCCGCCGCCGCGATATTTTACAGCAATTCCTGATGGAATCGATCATGCTGAGTGTGCTGGGCGGATTCATCGGGATCGGCATCGGCCTTCTATCTACCAGCCTGATTGCCCGTTTTGCCGGCTGGCCGGTGGCTATTTCGCCGCAATCGGTGGCGCTGGCCTTTTTCTTTGCCGCTAGCGTCGGCATCTTTTTCGGATTCTACCCGGCCCGCAAAGCTTCCATCCTCAATCCCATTGAAGCTTTGAGGTACGAATAG
- a CDS encoding efflux RND transporter periplasmic adaptor subunit: MKRIGKKWVILVLVVAIGGGALYLWSGNGDNKITYRTEKVDRGDITVSISATGNLYAVTTVQVGSQVSGTIAKLYTDFNSVVKEGDLLAQLDPTFLQATVNEQRANVDRAQAQVNDAQRTLNRAQQLFDKSLVAQSELDAATTALETTQAGLKQARASLDRAEVNLKYATIRTPISGVVISRNIDIGQTVAASFQAPTLFTIANDLRKMQVQASVDEADIGNVKVGQKVTFRVDAYPDEMFEGIVSQIRLSPEINQNVVTYNVVIDVNNPDQKLMPGMTATVSIEVADRDNVLRVPIQAVRFTPPEAKTNLRGGMGEAPSDQGRSGQETAANRDNAGAGGKMSANSNQGRVWILFDGKPKAVRLVRGLQNTRHVEVMDTELKEGDDVIVGMSGGAEASASEAAQNPLMPRMGGMGRR, encoded by the coding sequence ATGAAAAGAATAGGCAAGAAATGGGTGATTTTGGTTCTGGTTGTTGCTATAGGTGGGGGGGCGTTGTATTTATGGAGCGGCAATGGGGACAATAAGATAACCTACCGGACAGAGAAGGTTGACAGGGGGGATATAACGGTCAGTATCAGTGCCACCGGCAATCTCTACGCGGTTACCACTGTCCAGGTCGGTTCTCAGGTTTCCGGGACGATCGCCAAGCTCTATACTGATTTCAATTCGGTGGTCAAAGAGGGAGATCTTCTGGCTCAACTTGACCCCACTTTCCTTCAGGCCACGGTCAATGAACAGCGGGCGAATGTCGACCGGGCGCAGGCGCAGGTGAACGATGCCCAAAGAACGCTCAACCGAGCCCAGCAGCTATTCGACAAATCTCTGGTGGCACAGTCGGAATTGGATGCCGCTACGACCGCTCTGGAAACCACTCAGGCCGGTCTCAAGCAGGCAAGGGCCTCGCTCGACCGGGCCGAGGTCAATCTCAAATATGCCACTATCAGAACACCCATCAGCGGCGTGGTGATCTCACGCAATATTGATATCGGTCAAACCGTGGCTGCCTCGTTCCAGGCTCCCACCCTCTTCACCATAGCCAACGACCTGCGCAAGATGCAGGTGCAGGCGAGCGTTGATGAAGCCGATATCGGCAACGTCAAAGTTGGCCAGAAAGTTACTTTCCGCGTTGATGCTTACCCGGATGAAATGTTTGAAGGCATAGTGAGTCAGATTCGACTATCCCCGGAAATTAATCAGAATGTGGTAACTTATAACGTAGTTATTGATGTCAACAATCCGGATCAGAAACTTATGCCGGGCATGACGGCGACAGTTTCCATTGAAGTGGCGGATAGGGACAATGTCCTGCGCGTTCCGATTCAGGCGGTACGGTTCACGCCCCCCGAGGCTAAGACCAATCTTCGAGGAGGAATGGGCGAAGCCCCCTCGGATCAGGGAAGATCGGGACAGGAAACGGCTGCGAATAGGGATAACGCCGGGGCGGGGGGAAAGATGTCTGCGAACAGCAACCAGGGGCGAGTCTGGATATTGTTTGATGGAAAGCCCAAAGCGGTGCGCTTGGTCCGCGGTCTGCAGAATACCCGTCATGTCGAGGTGATGGATACGGAGCTTAAAGAAGGCGACGACGTCATTGTCGGGATGAGCGGCGGCGCAGAAGCTTCGGCATCAGAGGCGGCGCAGAACCCGCTTATGCCGCGAATGGGCGGGATGGGACGGAGATGA
- a CDS encoding magnesium transporter CorA family protein: protein MQKKYNIVDRRLVEVKEDPCLVTVYISPDESEKRYLIDKLKLDEHTLNSALDPDELSRLEFEPEHLALIFKRPKSYSHNDQFLFRVASTGAFLFKDKLIIVLSEDVTLYDPSQIVRIQTPAYLLLRMMYRSIFHFLEHLKIIASISDDLQDKINTAMENKSLLNLFTLEKSLIYYLNSLNSNGVVIDKLRLNAAKIGFGTEELEFLEDTLIENNQCYKQAEIYSNILASLMDARASIVNNNLNVLIKTLNIITIAIMVPTFVVSAFSMNVGLPLQNHPFAFWIVMGMALVSVLGFTYLWRRKRW, encoded by the coding sequence ATGCAAAAAAAATACAACATTGTGGATCGCCGACTGGTTGAGGTTAAGGAGGATCCCTGCCTGGTAACCGTTTATATATCCCCCGACGAGAGTGAAAAACGATATTTGATTGACAAGTTGAAGCTTGATGAGCATACCCTCAATTCCGCGCTTGACCCCGATGAACTTTCCCGACTTGAATTCGAGCCGGAACATTTGGCCCTTATTTTTAAGAGACCGAAGAGTTACTCGCACAATGACCAGTTTCTTTTTCGGGTCGCCTCCACCGGCGCTTTCTTATTCAAAGACAAATTGATTATTGTCCTGTCCGAAGATGTCACTTTATATGACCCATCGCAGATTGTCAGGATACAAACTCCGGCCTATCTTCTCCTTCGCATGATGTACCGCTCCATTTTTCATTTCTTGGAGCACCTTAAGATAATCGCTTCGATTTCTGATGACCTGCAGGATAAAATCAACACCGCCATGGAGAACAAGAGTCTGCTCAATCTATTTACTCTGGAAAAAAGCCTGATTTATTATCTCAATTCGCTCAATTCCAATGGAGTTGTCATCGATAAGCTGAGGTTGAACGCCGCTAAAATCGGTTTTGGCACAGAAGAACTCGAATTTCTTGAGGATACTCTAATTGAAAATAATCAATGCTACAAACAGGCCGAAATCTATTCCAACATTCTGGCCAGCTTGATGGATGCCCGGGCGTCGATTGTCAATAATAATCTCAACGTTCTAATCAAGACGTTGAACATCATCACTATTGCTATCATGGTGCCGACTTTCGTGGTCAGCGCTTTTTCCATGAACGTTGGTCTGCCCCTGCAGAATCATCCTTTCGCTTTCTGGATTGTGATGGGGATGGCCTTGGTTTCGGTGTTAGGTTTTACTTATCTCTGGCGCCGCAAACGGTGGTAG
- a CDS encoding fibronectin type III domain-containing protein, with translation MKGSRKYGAGMKVKCLWALGLIMFFLFLLNPAFGAGKALTAKTAAANSVTLTWTAPGDDSTAGTAAQYDLRYSTSNITEANWNAATQVAGEPAPKLAGSPESFEVTGLQPSTTYYFALKAADEVLNWSLLSNVVTKATTAEITPPAAIANLATGAVTSASVVLNWTAPGDDGNVGTASQYDIRYSTATITEANWNAASQVTGEPAPRVAGSAETFTVTGLQPNTTYYFAIKTADEVPNWSAISNVVNGATANESVPPSTIATLSAVGSTITSVTLNWLAPGDDGNVGTASQYDIRYSTATITQANWNAATQVTGEPTPQAAGGTETFAVTGLQPSTTYYFAIKTADEVPNWSAISNIASRATAAEQVPPAAVTNFAAGAVTTSSVVLSWTAPGDDGNTGTASQYDIRYSTSTITEANWGSVAQATSEPTPKIAGSAETFTLTGLLPNTTYYYAIKTADEVPNWSALSNVVSKATANETIPPTGIANLTAGTATANTVVLNWTAPGDDGSTGTAAQYDIRYSTATITDANWASATQVTGEPAPKVAGSAETFTVTGLNNGTTYYFAVKTADEVPNWSVLSNVVTKATLDQIPPSPINDLTAAPGAQMGEILLSWTATGEDSTIGFAESYDLRYSLDSITEAVWYAATSYNDVPAPLSGGNIESLTMSGLVPGQLYHIGLKAKDHESNFSEISNVVSSVARFDFATGDTDNVAQPVSPAAGAAVRLSHPTLVVANIDTLNPNLYQFEVALDSEFAGLVAASLPVTQEEGPTTSWKVTEKLRSNQIYYWRAKVNDLAYGEVSFFSIKPAVHTYPNPFKINETENVTFTEIPEGSNLTLMSVSGATVRQWSNLPAADLTWDGTNDSGSKVASGTYLWYLEGSDIGGKLVLIH, from the coding sequence ATGAAGGGCTCAAGAAAATATGGTGCCGGGATGAAAGTAAAATGTCTATGGGCACTGGGCCTGATTATGTTTTTTTTATTTCTTTTGAATCCAGCCTTTGGTGCCGGAAAGGCTCTGACGGCCAAGACCGCGGCGGCCAACTCTGTCACCCTCACCTGGACGGCGCCCGGGGATGACAGCACCGCCGGAACCGCCGCGCAGTATGATCTTCGTTACTCAACCTCAAACATTACCGAGGCCAACTGGAATGCCGCCACTCAGGTTGCTGGCGAACCGGCCCCGAAGTTGGCGGGGTCGCCCGAATCTTTCGAGGTTACCGGGCTTCAGCCCAGTACAACTTATTACTTTGCCCTGAAGGCGGCCGATGAAGTCCTCAATTGGTCGCTTCTGTCCAATGTTGTTACCAAAGCAACGACCGCCGAAATCACCCCTCCGGCGGCTATCGCCAATCTGGCGACAGGAGCGGTGACTTCCGCTTCAGTGGTGCTCAACTGGACCGCACCCGGTGACGACGGCAATGTCGGCACCGCCTCGCAGTATGATATCCGCTATTCAACCGCCACTATCACTGAAGCCAACTGGAACGCCGCCAGTCAGGTCACCGGGGAGCCGGCGCCCAGAGTAGCCGGAAGCGCCGAAACTTTCACGGTTACCGGCCTGCAGCCGAACACGACCTACTACTTTGCGATCAAGACCGCTGATGAAGTTCCTAACTGGTCGGCCATTTCCAATGTCGTCAATGGAGCCACGGCCAACGAATCTGTTCCGCCTTCCACCATTGCAACTCTGTCGGCAGTAGGTTCCACGATAACCTCGGTAACGCTCAACTGGCTCGCGCCGGGCGATGATGGCAATGTCGGCACCGCTTCCCAGTATGATATTCGCTATTCGACGGCGACCATCACTCAGGCAAATTGGAACGCGGCGACACAGGTAACGGGAGAGCCAACCCCGCAGGCGGCTGGCGGCACGGAGACTTTTGCCGTGACAGGTCTGCAGCCGAGTACCACCTATTATTTCGCGATCAAGACAGCGGATGAGGTACCCAACTGGTCGGCGATTTCGAATATCGCCAGCCGGGCCACCGCCGCCGAGCAAGTGCCGCCGGCCGCGGTCACCAACTTTGCCGCTGGAGCGGTCACCACCAGCTCGGTTGTCCTCAGCTGGACCGCCCCCGGCGATGACGGCAACACCGGAACCGCCTCTCAATATGATATTCGCTATTCCACTTCAACTATCACCGAGGCCAATTGGGGCTCGGTGGCACAGGCCACCAGTGAACCGACGCCGAAAATCGCCGGAAGTGCCGAGACTTTCACTCTCACCGGCCTGCTGCCGAACACCACCTATTATTACGCCATTAAGACCGCCGATGAAGTGCCCAATTGGTCGGCTCTTTCCAATGTGGTCAGCAAAGCCACAGCCAATGAAACCATCCCACCCACCGGTATCGCCAATCTTACCGCGGGAACGGCAACGGCAAACACGGTCGTTCTGAACTGGACCGCTCCCGGTGACGACGGCAGCACTGGGACAGCCGCACAGTATGATATCCGGTACTCGACCGCGACTATCACCGATGCCAACTGGGCATCCGCGACACAGGTAACCGGCGAACCGGCGCCGAAGGTTGCGGGAAGCGCCGAAACCTTCACGGTGACCGGCCTCAATAATGGCACGACTTATTATTTTGCCGTCAAGACTGCGGATGAAGTCCCGAACTGGTCGGTGCTGTCCAATGTCGTGACCAAGGCCACGCTGGACCAGATTCCACCCTCTCCGATCAATGACCTGACCGCCGCACCCGGCGCTCAGATGGGTGAGATTCTGCTTTCCTGGACCGCCACCGGCGAGGATAGTACTATCGGCTTCGCCGAATCGTACGACCTGAGATACTCGCTTGACTCCATCACCGAGGCGGTCTGGTATGCCGCCACCTCTTATAACGATGTTCCCGCCCCGCTTTCGGGCGGGAACATCGAGAGTTTGACCATGTCCGGGCTGGTACCGGGGCAGCTTTATCATATTGGTCTTAAAGCGAAAGACCACGAGTCCAATTTCTCGGAAATATCCAATGTTGTATCCTCTGTGGCCCGCTTTGACTTTGCCACCGGCGATACCGACAATGTCGCCCAGCCGGTAAGTCCCGCTGCCGGAGCGGCGGTTCGCCTTTCCCATCCGACGCTGGTGGTCGCGAATATCGATACTCTGAATCCCAATCTCTATCAGTTCGAGGTCGCCTTAGATTCGGAGTTTGCCGGTCTGGTAGCCGCCTCGCTTCCTGTCACGCAGGAGGAAGGGCCGACGACATCCTGGAAAGTAACCGAGAAACTCAGGAGCAATCAAATATATTACTGGCGGGCCAAGGTTAATGATCTTGCTTATGGTGAAGTATCGTTCTTCTCAATCAAACCTGCAGTACATACCTATCCGAATCCATTCAAAATCAATGAGACGGAAAATGTTACTTTCACGGAGATTCCCGAGGGTTCCAATTTGACTCTGATGTCGGTTTCCGGCGCCACGGTACGTCAGTGGAGTAATCTTCCGGCGGCCGATTTGACCTGGGATGGTACCAATGATTCCGGAAGCAAAGTTGCCTCGGGAACCTATTTATGGTATCTGGAAGGTTCCGATATCGGGGGCAAACTAGTCCTAATCCACTAA
- a CDS encoding restriction endonuclease, whose protein sequence is MKRKEKSNGKVEPIGIDFRELSTGFQGERLEQLIRLLALNMDMDVEWAGRGSDGGRDLIIIEEITGPISKEKIRWLVQCKDRVQSGKSVHEGEVPDISDKVIQHGTSGFLLVTTTTVSSALKEKMDSMDKRRGGKIKTLIWDACILEQIILRSGNQEIFRQFFPDSYKRLHAIKGPLEAMHVLRAFLPPEGYGKVQNVLENYIATPTPYLTSAVNTPVDIKKMKIDIDTINMILKGDDIEGAAFASLILPEADFMSIVRDLDDTNYQKCEEFLKIVIIRAADPIRILNSYQYLVENHEVTMAQRAEFATYLNNDGLEVMFGDQFEEWFFPEMINNGSQYGVYDKIQELSSNTVIENIDITKLIFRAEGRTNVKFSGTFTMDLELNFDSEPIGNYTCSGSFEGEISEDGFLLDEVKVDTSDFFGE, encoded by the coding sequence ATGAAAAGAAAAGAAAAATCAAATGGGAAAGTCGAGCCAATCGGTATCGATTTCAGGGAATTGTCTACAGGATTTCAGGGTGAAAGATTAGAGCAATTGATTAGGCTTTTGGCGCTGAATATGGACATGGATGTGGAGTGGGCGGGGCGTGGTTCTGACGGCGGCCGTGATCTTATTATTATAGAGGAGATTACAGGACCAATCTCAAAGGAAAAAATACGTTGGCTTGTCCAGTGCAAAGATAGAGTTCAGTCTGGCAAGTCCGTACATGAAGGTGAAGTTCCTGATATAAGTGATAAAGTAATTCAACATGGGACATCGGGTTTTCTGTTAGTAACAACTACAACAGTAAGCTCTGCTTTGAAGGAAAAAATGGATTCCATGGATAAAAGAAGGGGTGGAAAGATAAAAACTCTGATCTGGGACGCATGCATTTTGGAGCAGATAATTTTGCGTTCTGGAAATCAAGAGATATTTAGACAATTCTTTCCTGACAGTTATAAGCGTTTACATGCAATCAAAGGACCTTTGGAAGCCATGCATGTCTTAAGGGCATTTTTGCCGCCGGAAGGGTATGGCAAAGTGCAGAACGTTTTAGAGAATTATATTGCGACACCCACTCCTTATTTGACTTCAGCAGTAAATACGCCTGTCGATATTAAAAAAATGAAAATTGATATTGATACAATAAATATGATTTTGAAGGGCGATGATATTGAAGGTGCTGCATTCGCCTCTTTAATATTGCCCGAAGCAGATTTTATGAGCATTGTTCGCGACCTAGATGATACTAATTATCAAAAATGCGAGGAATTTCTAAAAATCGTTATTATTAGGGCAGCAGATCCAATCCGTATTTTGAATTCATATCAGTACCTTGTGGAAAACCATGAGGTTACTATGGCTCAAAGGGCAGAGTTTGCTACCTATTTAAATAATGATGGCTTAGAAGTGATGTTTGGGGATCAATTCGAGGAATGGTTCTTTCCAGAAATGATAAACAATGGCTCACAATACGGCGTTTATGATAAGATTCAAGAACTGTCTAGTAATACCGTCATAGAGAATATAGATATTACGAAATTGATATTTAGAGCAGAGGGCCGTACGAATGTCAAATTTTCGGGCACGTTTACAATGGATTTGGAACTCAATTTCGATTCGGAACCAATTGGGAATTACACGTGCAGTGGCTCATTCGAAGGTGAAATATCCGAAGATGGTTTCTTACTTGATGAAGTCAAAGTTGACACTTCAGATTTTTTCGGTGAATAG